The following are encoded in a window of Pelecanus crispus isolate bPelCri1 chromosome 6, bPelCri1.pri, whole genome shotgun sequence genomic DNA:
- the LOC104038818 gene encoding protein RD3-like, producing MPLFGWMKWSKNDSYKPTRYPGSEVVTKTLLRELKWHLKERERLVQEIENEQKVQKTGMDYNWLKNYQNPQATIPATEQRQLEVLCSQIQPCQTGTVLSRFREVLAENDVLPWEIVYIFKQVLKDFLTTIERENQQDQLVDAWNTNCSEHFSLRGDSSNKSDRDEIPTVSSYVDKNTRSMFPTVSHRIWNLPYYYPSS from the exons ATGCCACTTTTTGGCTGGATGAAATGGTCAAAAAATGATTCCTACAAACCCACAAGATATCCTGGATCAGAAGTAGTTACAAAAACCCTACTGAGGGAATTGAAATGGCACCTGAAAGAGCGTGAAAGATTAGTGCAAGAGattgaaaatgaacaaaaagtcCAGAAGACTGGCATGGATTACAACTGGCTGAAAAACTACCAAAACCCTCAAGCAACAATTCCAGCTACTGAGCAACGGCAGCTCGAAGTTCTGTGTTCGCAAATCCAGCCTTGCCAAACAGGAACTGTTCTCAGCAG ATTTCGTGAAGTTTTGGCAGAAAATGATGTTTTACCTTGGGAAATAGTCTACATATTCAAGcaagttttaaaagattttcttaCTACCATTGAGAGAGAAAACCAACAAGACCAACTGGTAGATGCATGGAATACAAATTGCTCTGAACATTTCAGCCTGCGTGGAGACAGTTCTAACAAATCGGACAGAGACGAAATCCCCACGGTTTCAAGTTATGTCGACAAAAACACACGAAGCATGTTTCCCACCGTCTCTCATAGAATCTGGAATCTACCCTATTACTACCCATCAAGTTAA